A single region of the Pseudorhizobium banfieldiae genome encodes:
- a CDS encoding PstS family phosphate ABC transporter substrate-binding protein yields the protein MTTLRSRMSRSAFLNSERVVMTHKTKNFRAARAAFASSAAGILALGVLVAPSFAQQAPTVLIDGSSTVFPISEAMAEEFQKAQAGKTLVTVGSSGTGGGFKKFCRGETDITGASRPIKSDEIELCKQNKIEFIELPVAIDALATIVNPANNWAACMTVAELKKIWEPEAQGKVTNWNQIRGEFPDAKLGLFGAGTDSGTYDYYTFAINGKEHASRGDYTATEDDNITIQGVGGDKNAIGFLGLAYLTENAGKVKAVEIKQADGSCVAPSIKTATDGTYQPLTRPLFYYASKKSAEEKEHVREFAKFLFEDLRRAHS from the coding sequence ATGACCACCCTGCGTTCGCGGATGTCGCGTTCAGCTTTTCTGAATTCAGAGAGGGTCGTCATGACACACAAAACGAAAAACTTTCGCGCGGCGCGCGCCGCCTTCGCTTCTTCCGCAGCTGGCATCCTGGCACTTGGTGTTCTCGTCGCGCCTTCCTTCGCGCAGCAGGCACCGACCGTGCTGATCGATGGCTCGAGCACCGTATTCCCGATTTCCGAAGCCATGGCTGAAGAGTTTCAGAAAGCCCAGGCAGGCAAGACCCTGGTGACGGTTGGTTCTTCCGGCACGGGTGGCGGCTTCAAGAAATTCTGCCGCGGCGAAACCGACATCACCGGTGCTTCGCGCCCGATCAAGTCTGACGAAATCGAGCTCTGCAAGCAGAACAAAATCGAATTCATCGAACTGCCTGTCGCAATCGATGCTCTCGCCACGATCGTGAACCCGGCGAACAACTGGGCGGCCTGCATGACGGTCGCGGAGCTGAAGAAGATCTGGGAGCCTGAAGCACAGGGCAAGGTTACGAACTGGAACCAGATTCGTGGTGAATTCCCGGACGCCAAGCTTGGCCTTTTCGGCGCTGGCACAGATTCTGGAACCTATGACTACTACACCTTCGCCATCAACGGCAAAGAGCATGCCAGCCGCGGCGACTATACCGCGACCGAAGACGACAACATCACGATCCAGGGAGTCGGTGGCGACAAGAATGCAATCGGCTTTCTCGGTCTTGCCTACCTGACTGAAAACGCCGGCAAGGTAAAGGCTGTTGAGATCAAGCAGGCCGATGGTTCATGCGTGGCGCCGTCCATCAAGACAGCCACCGACGGCACCTACCAGCCACTCACCCGTCCGCTCTTCTACTACGCTTCCAAGAAGTCGGCCGAAGAAAAAGAACATGTGCGCGAATTCGCAAAGTTCCTTTTTGAAGATCTGAGGCGCGCCCACTCCTGA
- a CDS encoding ArsR/SmtB family transcription factor — protein MEQEQAILALAALAQPTRLETFRLLVKHAPEGLPAGDIARTLVVPQNTMSAHLNILSRAGLVSSQRHSRIIMYRAELEQLRDMTLFLLKDCCGGSAELCAPLIAELTPCCVPTVEESPA, from the coding sequence ATGGAACAGGAACAAGCTATTCTCGCTCTTGCAGCGCTCGCTCAACCAACCCGTCTCGAAACGTTTCGGTTGCTTGTCAAGCATGCGCCGGAAGGGCTGCCGGCCGGCGATATAGCGCGCACGCTCGTGGTGCCGCAAAATACCATGTCGGCGCATTTGAACATTCTGTCGCGGGCAGGGCTTGTATCCTCGCAGCGGCATAGCAGGATCATCATGTATCGTGCGGAGCTTGAACAGCTGCGTGACATGACGCTGTTTCTCCTGAAGGACTGCTGCGGTGGTTCGGCGGAACTGTGTGCGCCACTCATCGCCGAACTGACACCCTGCTGTGTCCCAACCGTTGAGGAAAGTCCGGCATGA
- a CDS encoding arsenate reductase ArsC: protein MTEKTYNVLFLCTGNSARSILAEAILNKEGGGRFTAYSAGSHPKGDVNPQALKELAALGYATTGFSSKSWDVFAEPGAPQMDFIFTVCDSAAGEACPVWIGHPMTAHWGVEDPASVNGSEVEIQRAFAQAARFLKNRITAFLSLPLESIDRLALQTRLRQIGAMEGTTGVREASH, encoded by the coding sequence ATGACCGAAAAGACCTATAACGTGCTCTTCCTGTGCACGGGTAATTCCGCACGCTCCATTCTTGCCGAAGCGATCCTCAACAAGGAAGGCGGCGGCCGTTTCACGGCCTATTCGGCCGGAAGCCACCCCAAGGGTGACGTCAACCCGCAAGCGCTCAAAGAACTCGCGGCGCTCGGCTACGCTACAACAGGCTTCTCGTCCAAGAGCTGGGACGTGTTCGCCGAGCCGGGGGCGCCGCAGATGGATTTCATCTTCACCGTTTGTGACAGTGCCGCGGGTGAAGCCTGCCCGGTGTGGATCGGCCACCCCATGACAGCGCACTGGGGCGTCGAGGATCCCGCATCCGTCAACGGATCCGAAGTCGAAATTCAGCGGGCATTCGCGCAGGCGGCGCGGTTCTTGAAGAACCGTATTACGGCATTCCTGAGCCTGCCACTTGAATCGATCGATCGGTTGGCGCTGCAAACACGGCTCCGGCAGATTGGCGCGATGGAAGGAACCACCGGTGTTCGTGAAGCGAGCCACTAG